A genomic stretch from Nerophis ophidion isolate RoL-2023_Sa linkage group LG14, RoL_Noph_v1.0, whole genome shotgun sequence includes:
- the LOC133568522 gene encoding serine/arginine-rich splicing factor 11-like isoform X1 has protein sequence MSYTTKVVQVTNVSPSTTSEQMRALFGYLGTIEELKLFPPDDSPMSVTSRVCFVKFQEPESVGVSQHLTNTLFVDRALIVVPFADGVIPDEAKALSPLLVPANSVAGILPGGGLLPTPNPLPNPAMGGNPFAGLNMDAMAAFGFPGPNMNPQAADQLLKLMTDPQLNPLAAGLNLSAGLKADAANKEMEEAMKRVREAQSLISAAIEPGSKFTALCVVCVSQKLDSSPSCLPGDSRKKRSRSRSRRRRSRSRSRRRRSGSRSRRRSISRNRRRSKSPRRRRSRSRDRSRRSRSRSRDRKKEDVGRRRSKTPPKSYSTTRRSRSVSRRRRRSRSGSRSPKKSPKRRSSRSPSPRRHKKDKKRDRERERRSEKERGREERERSTSKKKRSRDKERERKSDVGDKGDIKITRDYDEEEQGYDSEKERQERKDSDYSALSPNFADDNGDSQQANGDDDDTHDDMDVSD, from the exons ATGAGTTATACGACGAAGGTAGTCCAGGTGACTAATGTGTCGCCGAGTACAACATCTGAGCAGATGAGAGCACTTTTTGGTTACCTGGGAACCATCGAAGAACTCAAGTTATTCCCACCAGA TGATTCCCCCatgtccgtgacgtcacgggtgtgtTTTGTGAAGTTCCAGGAGCCAGAATCTGTTGGCGTGTCCCAACATCTGACAAACACTCTTTTTGTGGACCGAGCACTGATCGTGGTCCCATTTGCTGACG GCGTCATCCCAGATGAGGCCAAAGCTTTGTCGCCGCTGCTAGTGCCGGCAAACAGCGTTGCGGGGATCCTACCTGGAGGAGGACTTCTACCCACACCCAACCCCCTTCCTAACCCAGCT ATGGGAGGAAACCCGTTTGCTGGTCTGAACATGGATGCGATGGCAGCATTTGGATTCCCTGGACCCAACATGAATCCTCAG GCGGCTGATCAACTGCTGAAGCTCATGACGGATCCTCA ACTCAACCCTCTGGCAGCAGGCCTGAACCTCAGCGCCGGTCTCAAAGCCGATGCCGCCAACAAGGAAATGGAGGAAGCCATGAAGAGAGTCCGAGAGGCGCAGTCGCTCATATCTGCCGCTATAGAACCGGGAAGTAAGTTTACTGCGCTCTGTGTTGTTTGTGTAAGTCAAAAGTTGGACTCATCCCCATCATGTCTGCCAGGTGACAGCAGGAAAAAGCGCTCTCGCTCCAGGTCAAGGAGGAGGAGGTCCAGATCCAGGTCCAGACGCAG GCGAAGTGGGAGCAGGTCGAGACGACGCTCCATTTCAAGAAACAGGCGGCGCTCCAAAAGCCCACGCAGGAGGCGGAGCCGCTCCCGAGACCGAAGCAGGCGCTCCAGAAGCAGATCCAG AGATCGTAAAAAGGAGGACGTTGGGAGGCGGCGGTCCAAAACCCCGCCTAAGAGTTACAGCACCACTCGCAGGTCTCGCAGTGTGAGCCG GAGACGCAGGAGAAGCCGCAGCGGCAGCCGATCTCCGAAGAAGTCTCCCAAGAGGAGGAGCTCCAGGTCGCCGTCGCCTCGCAG GCACAAGAAGGACAAGAAGAGAGACCGGGAGAGAGAACGACGCAGTGAAAAAGAACGAGGACGAGAAGAACGAGAACGTTCTACCAGCAAGAAGAAGAGAAGCAGAGACAAAGAGCGAGAGAGGAAGTCAGACGTGGGAGACAAAGGAGACATAAAG ATTACCAGGGATTACGATGAAGAAGAGCAAGGCTACGACAGTGAGAAGGAGCGCCAAGAAAGGAAGGATTCCGACTACTCTGCATTGTCGCCTAATTTTGCAGACGACAACGGTGACTCGCAGCAGGCCAACGGCGACGACGACGACACTCATGACGACATGGACGTGAGCGACTGA
- the LOC133568521 gene encoding ankyrin repeat domain-containing protein 13C-like isoform X2, translating to MTGETIRAVRKDHYKANKNVQAVDSFDDTGHHLKSNKAFLKSVKPSTLQQKQLNANNQNGNIVNDDNKNPIILTSDDFPVHECVFKGDVRRLSSLIRTHSISQKDVHGNTPLHLAVMLGHKECALLLLAHNAPVKIKNALGWSPLAEAISYGDRQMITAILRKLKQQSRESVEDKRPKLLKALKELGDFYLELHWDFQSWVPLLSRMLPSDTCKIYKQGINIRLDTTLIDFIDMKCQRGDLSFIFSGDAPPSESFVVLDNESKVYQRIHHEESEMETEEEVDILMSSDVYSATLSTKSISFSRSQIGWLFREDKTERVGNFLADFYAVNGLMLESRKRREHLSEEDILRNKAIMESLSKGGGISEHNFESVRRPSLSAPPSNTISWEEYMAAEHGKPPHLGRELMCKESKKHFKATVAMSQDFPLAIESLLNVLEVVAPFKHFNKLREFVQMKLPPGFPVKLDIPVFPTITATVTFQEFRYDQFEGSLFVIPPDYKEDPSRFPDL from the exons ATGACGGGGGAAACAATACGCGCGGTGCGCAAGGACCACTACAAAGCAAACAAGAACGTCCAAGCTGTGGACTCCTTCGACGACACGGGTCACCATTTGAAGTCCAACAAGGCTTTCCTCAAATCCGTCAAGCCGTCGACACTACAGCAGAAGCAGCTCAATGCAAACAACCAGAACGGCAACATTGTCAACGATGACAATAAGAACCCCATCATCCTCACCAGCGACGACTTCCCTGTGCATGAGTGTGTGTTCAAAGGGGACGTGAGGCGGCTGTCCTCTCTCATCAGGACCCATAGCATCTCTCAAAAAGATGTGCATG GTAACACACCTCTCCACCTTGCTGTGATGCTTGGCCACAAAG AATGTGCCCTCCTTCTTCTGGCCCACAATGCACCTGTGAAGATAAAGAACGCGCTTGGGTGGAGCCCTCTAGCAGAAGCCATCAGCTACGGCGACAGGCAAATGA TCACAGCAATCCTGCGTAAACTGAAGCAACAATCCAGGGAGAGCGTGGAGGATAAAAGGCCCAAACTCCTGAAAGCTCTGAAGGAG CTGGGTGACTTTTATCTGGAGCTGCACTGGGATTTCCAAAGCTGGG TGCCTCTGTTGTCCCGCATGCTGCCCTCGGACACGTGTAAGATCTACAAGCAGGGCATCAACATCAG GCTGGACACCACCCTCATCGACTTCATCGACATGAAGTGTCAGCGCGGGGACCTCAGCTTCATCTTCAGCGGCGACGCCCCGCCCTCTGAGTCCTTTGTGGTGCTGGACAACGAGTCCAAAGTGTACCAAAGAATACACCACGAG GAGTCTGAGATGGAGACGGAAGAAGAAGTTGACATCCTCATGAGCAGCGACGTCTACTCGGCCACTTTGTCCACAAAGTCCATCAGTTTTTCCCGCAGTCAGATAGGATGGCTCTTCAGAGAGGACAAGACG GAACGTGTGGGCAACTTCCTGGCGGACTTTTACGCGGTCAACGGTCTGATGCTGGAGTCCAGGAAGCGTCGTGAGCACCTGAGTGAGGAAGACATCCTGAGGAACAAAGCCATCATGGAGAGTTTGAGCAAAGGAGGCGGCATCAGCGAGCACAACTTTGAG TCTGTGAGGAGGCCGTCTCTCTCGGCCCCGCCCTCTAACACCATTTCTTGGGAGGAGTACATGGCTGCAGAGCACGGAAA GCCTCCTCACCTGGGGAGGGAGCTGATGTGCAAGGAGAGCAAGAAGCACTTCAAGGCCACTGTAGCCATGAGCCAGGACTTCCCTCTGGCCATCGAATC GTTACTTAACGTGTTGGAGGTGGTGGCGCCTTTCAAGCACTTCAACAAATTGCGGGAGTTCGTCCAGATGAAACTTCCTCCAGGTTTTCCCGTCAAGCTTG ACATCCCTGTCTTCCCCACAATCACAGCCACCGTCACCTTCCAGGAGTTTCGCTACGACCAATTTGAGGGGTCCCTCTTTGTCATCCCGCCTGACTACAAGGAGGACCCTAGCCGCTTCCCTGACCTCTGA
- the LOC133568521 gene encoding ankyrin repeat domain-containing protein 13C-like isoform X1: MTGETIRAVRKDHYKANKNVQAVDSFDDTGHHLKSNKAFLKSVKPSTLQQKQLNANNQNGNIVNDDNKNPIILTSDDFPVHECVFKGDVRRLSSLIRTHSISQKDVHGNTPLHLAVMLGHKECALLLLAHNAPVKIKNALGWSPLAEAISYGDRQMITAILRKLKQQSRESVEDKRPKLLKALKELGDFYLELHWDFQSWVPLLSRMLPSDTCKIYKQGINIRLDTTLIDFIDMKCQRGDLSFIFSGDAPPSESFVVLDNESKVYQRIHHEESEMETEEEVDILMSSDVYSATLSTKSISFSRSQIGWLFREDKTERVGNFLADFYAVNGLMLESRKRREHLSEEDILRNKAIMESLSKGGGISEHNFEQSVRRPSLSAPPSNTISWEEYMAAEHGKPPHLGRELMCKESKKHFKATVAMSQDFPLAIESLLNVLEVVAPFKHFNKLREFVQMKLPPGFPVKLDIPVFPTITATVTFQEFRYDQFEGSLFVIPPDYKEDPSRFPDL, encoded by the exons ATGACGGGGGAAACAATACGCGCGGTGCGCAAGGACCACTACAAAGCAAACAAGAACGTCCAAGCTGTGGACTCCTTCGACGACACGGGTCACCATTTGAAGTCCAACAAGGCTTTCCTCAAATCCGTCAAGCCGTCGACACTACAGCAGAAGCAGCTCAATGCAAACAACCAGAACGGCAACATTGTCAACGATGACAATAAGAACCCCATCATCCTCACCAGCGACGACTTCCCTGTGCATGAGTGTGTGTTCAAAGGGGACGTGAGGCGGCTGTCCTCTCTCATCAGGACCCATAGCATCTCTCAAAAAGATGTGCATG GTAACACACCTCTCCACCTTGCTGTGATGCTTGGCCACAAAG AATGTGCCCTCCTTCTTCTGGCCCACAATGCACCTGTGAAGATAAAGAACGCGCTTGGGTGGAGCCCTCTAGCAGAAGCCATCAGCTACGGCGACAGGCAAATGA TCACAGCAATCCTGCGTAAACTGAAGCAACAATCCAGGGAGAGCGTGGAGGATAAAAGGCCCAAACTCCTGAAAGCTCTGAAGGAG CTGGGTGACTTTTATCTGGAGCTGCACTGGGATTTCCAAAGCTGGG TGCCTCTGTTGTCCCGCATGCTGCCCTCGGACACGTGTAAGATCTACAAGCAGGGCATCAACATCAG GCTGGACACCACCCTCATCGACTTCATCGACATGAAGTGTCAGCGCGGGGACCTCAGCTTCATCTTCAGCGGCGACGCCCCGCCCTCTGAGTCCTTTGTGGTGCTGGACAACGAGTCCAAAGTGTACCAAAGAATACACCACGAG GAGTCTGAGATGGAGACGGAAGAAGAAGTTGACATCCTCATGAGCAGCGACGTCTACTCGGCCACTTTGTCCACAAAGTCCATCAGTTTTTCCCGCAGTCAGATAGGATGGCTCTTCAGAGAGGACAAGACG GAACGTGTGGGCAACTTCCTGGCGGACTTTTACGCGGTCAACGGTCTGATGCTGGAGTCCAGGAAGCGTCGTGAGCACCTGAGTGAGGAAGACATCCTGAGGAACAAAGCCATCATGGAGAGTTTGAGCAAAGGAGGCGGCATCAGCGAGCACAACTTTGAG CAGTCTGTGAGGAGGCCGTCTCTCTCGGCCCCGCCCTCTAACACCATTTCTTGGGAGGAGTACATGGCTGCAGAGCACGGAAA GCCTCCTCACCTGGGGAGGGAGCTGATGTGCAAGGAGAGCAAGAAGCACTTCAAGGCCACTGTAGCCATGAGCCAGGACTTCCCTCTGGCCATCGAATC GTTACTTAACGTGTTGGAGGTGGTGGCGCCTTTCAAGCACTTCAACAAATTGCGGGAGTTCGTCCAGATGAAACTTCCTCCAGGTTTTCCCGTCAAGCTTG ACATCCCTGTCTTCCCCACAATCACAGCCACCGTCACCTTCCAGGAGTTTCGCTACGACCAATTTGAGGGGTCCCTCTTTGTCATCCCGCCTGACTACAAGGAGGACCCTAGCCGCTTCCCTGACCTCTGA
- the LOC133568522 gene encoding serine/arginine-rich splicing factor 11-like isoform X3 codes for MLTHRKRWCSRTNAGLCSRAGVIPDEAKALSPLLVPANSVAGILPGGGLLPTPNPLPNPAMGGNPFAGLNMDAMAAFGFPGPNMNPQAADQLLKLMTDPQLNPLAAGLNLSAGLKADAANKEMEEAMKRVREAQSLISAAIEPGSDSRKKRSRSRSRRRRSRSRSRRRRSGSRSRRRSISRNRRRSKSPRRRRSRSRDRSRRSRSRSRDRKKEDVGRRRSKTPPKSYSTTRRSRSVSRRRRRSRSGSRSPKKSPKRRSSRSPSPRRHKKDKKRDRERERRSEKERGREERERSTSKKKRSRDKERERKSDVGDKGDIKITRDYDEEEQGYDSEKERQERKDSDYSALSPNFADDNGDSQQANGDDDDTHDDMDVSD; via the exons ATGCTGACACACAGAAAAAGGTGGTGCTCCCGTACTAATGCTGGTTTGTGTTCCCGTGCAGGCGTCATCCCAGATGAGGCCAAAGCTTTGTCGCCGCTGCTAGTGCCGGCAAACAGCGTTGCGGGGATCCTACCTGGAGGAGGACTTCTACCCACACCCAACCCCCTTCCTAACCCAGCT ATGGGAGGAAACCCGTTTGCTGGTCTGAACATGGATGCGATGGCAGCATTTGGATTCCCTGGACCCAACATGAATCCTCAG GCGGCTGATCAACTGCTGAAGCTCATGACGGATCCTCA ACTCAACCCTCTGGCAGCAGGCCTGAACCTCAGCGCCGGTCTCAAAGCCGATGCCGCCAACAAGGAAATGGAGGAAGCCATGAAGAGAGTCCGAGAGGCGCAGTCGCTCATATCTGCCGCTATAGAACCGGGAA GTGACAGCAGGAAAAAGCGCTCTCGCTCCAGGTCAAGGAGGAGGAGGTCCAGATCCAGGTCCAGACGCAG GCGAAGTGGGAGCAGGTCGAGACGACGCTCCATTTCAAGAAACAGGCGGCGCTCCAAAAGCCCACGCAGGAGGCGGAGCCGCTCCCGAGACCGAAGCAGGCGCTCCAGAAGCAGATCCAG AGATCGTAAAAAGGAGGACGTTGGGAGGCGGCGGTCCAAAACCCCGCCTAAGAGTTACAGCACCACTCGCAGGTCTCGCAGTGTGAGCCG GAGACGCAGGAGAAGCCGCAGCGGCAGCCGATCTCCGAAGAAGTCTCCCAAGAGGAGGAGCTCCAGGTCGCCGTCGCCTCGCAG GCACAAGAAGGACAAGAAGAGAGACCGGGAGAGAGAACGACGCAGTGAAAAAGAACGAGGACGAGAAGAACGAGAACGTTCTACCAGCAAGAAGAAGAGAAGCAGAGACAAAGAGCGAGAGAGGAAGTCAGACGTGGGAGACAAAGGAGACATAAAG ATTACCAGGGATTACGATGAAGAAGAGCAAGGCTACGACAGTGAGAAGGAGCGCCAAGAAAGGAAGGATTCCGACTACTCTGCATTGTCGCCTAATTTTGCAGACGACAACGGTGACTCGCAGCAGGCCAACGGCGACGACGACGACACTCATGACGACATGGACGTGAGCGACTGA
- the LOC133568522 gene encoding serine/arginine-rich splicing factor 11-like isoform X2, whose protein sequence is MSYTTKVVQVTNVSPSTTSEQMRALFGYLGTIEELKLFPPDDSPMSVTSRVCFVKFQEPESVGVSQHLTNTLFVDRALIVVPFADGVIPDEAKALSPLLVPANSVAGILPGGGLLPTPNPLPNPAMGGNPFAGLNMDAMAAFGFPGPNMNPQAADQLLKLMTDPQLNPLAAGLNLSAGLKADAANKEMEEAMKRVREAQSLISAAIEPGSDSRKKRSRSRSRRRRSRSRSRRRRSGSRSRRRSISRNRRRSKSPRRRRSRSRDRSRRSRSRSRDRKKEDVGRRRSKTPPKSYSTTRRSRSVSRRRRRSRSGSRSPKKSPKRRSSRSPSPRRHKKDKKRDRERERRSEKERGREERERSTSKKKRSRDKERERKSDVGDKGDIKITRDYDEEEQGYDSEKERQERKDSDYSALSPNFADDNGDSQQANGDDDDTHDDMDVSD, encoded by the exons ATGAGTTATACGACGAAGGTAGTCCAGGTGACTAATGTGTCGCCGAGTACAACATCTGAGCAGATGAGAGCACTTTTTGGTTACCTGGGAACCATCGAAGAACTCAAGTTATTCCCACCAGA TGATTCCCCCatgtccgtgacgtcacgggtgtgtTTTGTGAAGTTCCAGGAGCCAGAATCTGTTGGCGTGTCCCAACATCTGACAAACACTCTTTTTGTGGACCGAGCACTGATCGTGGTCCCATTTGCTGACG GCGTCATCCCAGATGAGGCCAAAGCTTTGTCGCCGCTGCTAGTGCCGGCAAACAGCGTTGCGGGGATCCTACCTGGAGGAGGACTTCTACCCACACCCAACCCCCTTCCTAACCCAGCT ATGGGAGGAAACCCGTTTGCTGGTCTGAACATGGATGCGATGGCAGCATTTGGATTCCCTGGACCCAACATGAATCCTCAG GCGGCTGATCAACTGCTGAAGCTCATGACGGATCCTCA ACTCAACCCTCTGGCAGCAGGCCTGAACCTCAGCGCCGGTCTCAAAGCCGATGCCGCCAACAAGGAAATGGAGGAAGCCATGAAGAGAGTCCGAGAGGCGCAGTCGCTCATATCTGCCGCTATAGAACCGGGAA GTGACAGCAGGAAAAAGCGCTCTCGCTCCAGGTCAAGGAGGAGGAGGTCCAGATCCAGGTCCAGACGCAG GCGAAGTGGGAGCAGGTCGAGACGACGCTCCATTTCAAGAAACAGGCGGCGCTCCAAAAGCCCACGCAGGAGGCGGAGCCGCTCCCGAGACCGAAGCAGGCGCTCCAGAAGCAGATCCAG AGATCGTAAAAAGGAGGACGTTGGGAGGCGGCGGTCCAAAACCCCGCCTAAGAGTTACAGCACCACTCGCAGGTCTCGCAGTGTGAGCCG GAGACGCAGGAGAAGCCGCAGCGGCAGCCGATCTCCGAAGAAGTCTCCCAAGAGGAGGAGCTCCAGGTCGCCGTCGCCTCGCAG GCACAAGAAGGACAAGAAGAGAGACCGGGAGAGAGAACGACGCAGTGAAAAAGAACGAGGACGAGAAGAACGAGAACGTTCTACCAGCAAGAAGAAGAGAAGCAGAGACAAAGAGCGAGAGAGGAAGTCAGACGTGGGAGACAAAGGAGACATAAAG ATTACCAGGGATTACGATGAAGAAGAGCAAGGCTACGACAGTGAGAAGGAGCGCCAAGAAAGGAAGGATTCCGACTACTCTGCATTGTCGCCTAATTTTGCAGACGACAACGGTGACTCGCAGCAGGCCAACGGCGACGACGACGACACTCATGACGACATGGACGTGAGCGACTGA